A single genomic interval of Helicoverpa zea isolate HzStark_Cry1AcR chromosome 19, ilHelZeax1.1, whole genome shotgun sequence harbors:
- the LOC124639736 gene encoding glucose dehydrogenase [FAD, quinone]-like, translating to MKTVTIFLTFLYLVQSTSSYYNDDGYVTIEDEEYAIPSPCNGYCEENSFRGKRSGFSVKSRVVDVMMSTKVLPLRPDAPDLFSFLRDQYDLPKGVKGPLSEYDFIIVGAGSAGSVLAARLSEGRKASVLLIEAGRGESLLTDVPIIAPLLQQTDYVWPYVMEYQPGVCTGMVDGRCFWPRGKAVGGTSVVNYMIYTRGLQEDWNRIAAAGNYGWSYNEVTKYYIKSERANLKGLNNSPWHGRDGELSVEDVPFRSKLSKAFLDAAKLYGHRRVDYNTPDAFGFSYIQATLTKGHRASSAKAFLHNNKKRKNLHILTTTRATKVIIDPITRTAVGVEFHKNGRVYQIRAKKEVILSAGPIESPHLLMLSGIGPARQLQSFGIPVIQDVRVGESLYDHISFPALAFTLNQTRLTLVEKKMATIQNVVQFDHYGDGPMSSLAGVETIGYIKTNVSDEIGDYPDIELLGSCASMASDEGNIVAKGIRMADWFYNDVYKPIEGIESFTILFMLLHPKSKGYLELQSADPYQPPKLYGNYLSHQKDVDTMVAAIRYILKLVDTPPFRKYGATLHTKKFPNCKQYEFGSDDYWECAVRAVTATLHHQIATCKMGPPSDPEAVVDPELRVYGVRNLRVIDSSIIPRTIVAHTNAPAIMIGEKGADMIKNTWNLY from the exons ATGAAGactgttacaatttttttaacatttttatatttagttcaAAGTACAAGTTCGTATTACAACGATGATGGCTATGTGACAATTGAAGATGAAGAATATGCCATTCCAAGCCCTTGTAATGGATACTGTGAAGAAAATAGTTTTAGAGGGAAAAGGTCGGGATTTTCAGTGAAAAGTCGCGTTGTTGACGTGATGATGAGCACAAAAGTGTTACCCTTAAGACCAGATGCACcagatttattttcatttctgaGGGACCAGTACGATTTGCCTAAGG GAGTCAAAGGACCTCTCTCAGAATACGACTTCATCATCGTAGGCGCAGGGTCCGCGGGCAGCGTGTTAGCTGCACGGCTGAGCGAGGGTCGGAAGGCGTCAGTGCTGCTCATAGAAGCCGGCCGAGGGGAGTCACTGCTGACTGACGTACCTATCATAGCACCCCTGCTTCAACAGACGGACTATGTATGGCCTTACGTTATGGAGTATCAGCCTGGAGTTTGCACgg GGATGGTGGATGGGAGGTGCTTCTGGCCAAGAGGCAAGGCCGTGGGTGGGACAAGCGTGGTCAACTACATGATCTACACGCGAGGCTTGCAGGAGGATTGGAACAGGATCGCTGCCGCCGGGAACTATGGATG GTCCTACAACGAAGTGACGAAGTATTACATCAAATCGGAGCGTGCCAATCTGAAGGGCCTCAACAATTCGCCTTGGCATGGACGTGACGGAGAATTATCTGTAGAAGATGTGCCATTCAG ATCTAAACTGTCGAAAGCCTTTCTGGATGCAGCGAAATTATACGGACATCGCAGGGTAGACTACAATACCCCAGACGCTTTTGGCTTCAGCTACATCCAAGCCACATTGACTAAAGGACACCGTGCTAGCAGCGCCAAAGCTTTCCTACACAATAACAAAAAGAGGAAAAACCTACACATATTAACAACGACCAGAGCAACTAAAGTTATTATCGACCCTATCACTAGGACCGCAGTCGGAGTGGAATTCCATAAAAATGGACGAGTTTACCAAATTAGAGCCAAAAAAGAAGTGATACTGTCAGCTGGACCCATAGAATCGCCGCATCTACTAATGCTTTCAGGAATAGGACCAGCAAGACAATTGCAGTCTTTCGGAATTCCTGTGATACAGGATGTCAGAGTAGGCGAATCATTGTACGATCACATTTCGTTCCCTGCATTAGCTTTTACTCTGAACCAGACAAGATTAACATTAGTCGAAAAGAAAATGGCAACTATACAAAATGTAGTCCAGTTTGATCATTATGGGGACGGGCCGATGTCGTCGCTGGCTGGAGTGGAAACTATTGGATACATCAAAACGAATGTATCTGACGAAATTGGCGACTACCCTGACATAGAACTTCTCGGCTCTTGCGCTTCGATGGCGTCTGATGAAGGTAACATCGTAGCGAAAGGGATACGTATGGCAGACTGGTTTTATAATGACGTCTATAAACCAATAGAAGGCATCGAAAGCTTTACAATTCTGTTCATGCTTCTACATCCAAAATCAAAGGGTTATTTAGAGCTGCAATCTGCAGATCCTTACCAACCGCCTAAACTGTACGGTAACTACTTATCGCATCAGAAGGACGTTGATACAATGGTAGCCGCGATCAGGTATATACTGAAACTTGTGGACACACCCCCATTCAGAAAATACGGTGCAACGTTACATACAAAGAAGTTTCCTAACTGCAAACAATATGAGTTTGGAAGTGATGACTATTGGGAGTGTGCGGTGCGTGCTGTGACTGCGacgctccatcatcagatagcGACGTGCAAGATGGGCCCTCCTTCAGATCCTGAGGCGGTGGTGGACCCTGAACTCAGAGTGTATGGCGTCAGAAATCTGCGAGTCATCGACAGTAGTATTATACCTAGGACAATAGTAGCTCATACTAACGCACCAGCCATCATGATTGGGGAAAAGGGTGCTGATATGATCAAAAATACTTGGAACCTGTATTAA